A single region of the Corticium candelabrum chromosome 15, ooCorCand1.1, whole genome shotgun sequence genome encodes:
- the LOC134191295 gene encoding glutamate--cysteine ligase regulatory subunit-like — MASTSTLDDVRSLLINSGNIAKLNRFGSTSVLTPVDEVISGLSSAFQLWYSSEVSTCNKDHADCRHPSFADTIEASERDELVVTVKLFPSDFDPEKLEEAVTTALKELNVGHVDNIILSFPFHSKAGSSQESMKALWKRLENLQKRSLVTNLGVSDLDKPELEVLYQAAEVKPYLNQINMASCCVLPKDLVSYAKDKDIKLVITGDPRALVTQQTLGEILSIESVDSGCWNPLWTIRYRSVTKYTGVIRHHGYLVKCAREC, encoded by the exons ATGGCTAGTACTAGTACGTTGGACGATGTAAGGTCACTGCTCATAAACTCTGGTAACATCGCCAAACTGAACAGATTTGGTTCAACAAGCGTGCTCACTCCTGTAGACGAA GTAATAAGTGGATTGAGCTCAGCATTTCAGTTGTGGTACTCGTCTGAAGTTTCGACATGTAACAAG GATCATGCTGACTGCAGACATCCATCCTTTGCTGATACAATTGAGGCTTCTGAGCGAGACGAATTGGTTGTAACGG TCAAACTATTTCCGTCAGATTTCGACCCCGAGAAATTGGAAGAAGCCGTCACAACAG CTCTTAAAGAACTCAATGTAGGTCACGTTGACAACATCATTCTCTCTTTTCCTTTTCACTCAAAGGCGGGGTCATCTCAGGAGTCAATGAAAGCACTGTGGAAG AGACTGGAAAACTTGCAAAAACGAAGCCTTGTCACTAACCTTGGTGTGTCTGATCTTGACAAACCAGAACTGGAAGTACTATACCAAGCAGCAGAG GTGAAACCGTATCTCAATCAGATCAACATGGCATCATGCTGTGTTCTTCCaaag GATCTCGTATCTTACGCCAAGGATAAGGACATCAAGCTTGTTATTACGGGTGATCCAAGAG CTTTGGtgacacaacaaacacttgGTGAAATTCTATCAATTGAAAGTGTGGATTCAGGATGTTGGAATCCACTTTGGACTATTAGATACAGAAGTGTAACAAAGTACACAGGAGTCATCAGACACCATGGATACCTTGTGAAATGTGCCAGGGAATGCTGA